One region of Plasmodium gaboni strain SY75 chromosome 6, whole genome shotgun sequence genomic DNA includes:
- a CDS encoding putative choline/ethanolaminephosphotransferase (transcript variant 1; alternatively spliced) codes for MGILFKLNKSVYSNCKSYVYKSGGNSLLDNVFDAFWNICVKFVPKSITPNLLTLLGFLCSTIAFILTFVFDTQNKKYDYIYIYAGIFLFLYQTFDAVDGKQARRTNTSSPLGQLFDHGCDAITTSFFVFIACKAAGFPKSLTYYILLAIVQIQGYMFSWVEYHTKVFNTSVGKIGTTESHVLVITMCILRGLKGAAIFQRTTLRDVLPKSLTSVLCKCVLSVSINYVILIPVLFFTILSISRCTYIGMQNAKKKKSDAIMQLAVVYVFSLMQYYFYYTNVTPKTELICFSIIALYSCFYNLFINLSTILKIKMDLIPIPIIFYYLSILLIFLKRNTKYKFLKHPLLKDNYILYYMLFFGAIYLLDYAHTIITNICKELNITFILNKKYKKK; via the exons atggGGATTCTTTTTAAGTTAAATAAAAGTGTTTATTCAAACTGTAAATCTTATGTTTATAAGAGTGGAGGCAATTCACTCCTTGACAATGTTTTTGATGCTTTCTGGAATATATGTGTCAAATTCGTACCAAAG TCTATAACACCAAACCTCTTAACATTATTAGGATTCTTATGTTCAACAATTGCATTTATTCTTACATTTGTTTTTGATActcaaaataaaaaatatgattatatCTACATTTATGCAGGAATCTTTTTATTCCTATATCAG acATTTGATGCTGTTGATGGCAAACAAGCTAGAAGAACAAATACCAGTTCTCCTTTGGGACAATTATTTGATCATGGATGTGATGCAATAACAACA TCTTTCTTTGTTTTCATTGCTTGCAAGGCAGCTGGGTTCCCAAAATCTTTGACCTATTATATT CTATTAGCAATTGTTCAAATCCAAGGATACATGTTTTCA tGGGTGGAATATCACACAAAAGTATTTAACACATCTGTAGGAAAAATCGGAACCACTGAATCTCACGTTTTA GTTATAACCATGTGTATTCTTAGAGGACTTAAAGGAGCAGCCATATTCCAAAGAACCACATTGAGAGATGTCTTACCAAAGAGCTTAAC CTCCGTTTTATGCAAATGTGTCTTAAGCGTAAGCATCAACTATGTTATTTTAATCCCAGTTCTCTTCTT TACTATCCTTTCCATCTCAAGATGTACCTATATAGGAATGCAAAATGCtaagaaaaagaaaagcGACGCCATca tGCAATTAGCCGTTGTTTACGTTTTCAGCTTAATGCAATACTATTTCTACTACACAA ATGTAACACCAAAAACTGAATTAATCTGCTTTTCCATAATAGCCTTATACTCATGCTTTTacaatttatttattaacTTATCAACAATATTAAAg atTAAAATGGATTTGATCCCCATCCcaattatattttactATCTCTCCATTTTATTAATCTTTTTAAAACGCAACACAAAATACAAGTTCTTAAAACACCCACTTCTTAaagataattatattttatattatatgttattcTTTGGTGCTATATACTTACTTGATTATGCCCATACCATCATAACCAATATTTGCaaagaattaaatattacttttatccttaacaaaaaatacaagaagaaataa